A genomic region of Megalobrama amblycephala isolate DHTTF-2021 linkage group LG6, ASM1881202v1, whole genome shotgun sequence contains the following coding sequences:
- the zic2a gene encoding zinc finger protein ZIC 2a isoform X1 gives MLLDAGHQFPGLGVGTFARHHHSSSEMQDRDLSLAQNSFVDSAHMGAFKLNHDLSPGQSSAFTSQAPGYPAAALGAHAAHVTSYASSPFNSTRDFLFRSRGFGESSPAGGQHALFGPTAGSLHHSHTDSQGHILFPGIHEQHGSHGSPNVLNGQMRLGLPGEVFGRSDQYHQVSSPRTDPYSAAQLHNQYGSMNMNMGMNMAAHHHHPGAFFRYMRQQCIKQELICKWIDPEQLSNPKKSCNKTFSTMHELVTHVSVEHVGGPEQSNHVCFWEECPRESKPFKAKYKLVNHIRVHTGEKPFPCPFPGCGKVFARSENLKIHKRTHTGEKPFQCEFEGCDRRFANSSDRKKHMHVHTSDKPYLCKMCDKSYTHPSSLRKHMKVHESSPSASDSSPAASSGYESSTPPGLVSPSTETQSNNNLSPSSAVHSSNNHSSLSSNFSEWYV, from the exons ATGTTACTGGACGCTGGGCATCAGTTCCCTGGTTTGGGAGTGGGCACCTTTGCCAGGCATCATCACTCCTCCAGTGAGATGCAGGACAGAGACTTGAGTTTAGCGCAGAACAGCTTCGTCGACTCGGCGCACATGGGCGCCTTCAAACTGAACCACGATCTCTCGCCCGGACAGAGTTCTGCATTCACGAGCCAAGCGCCCGGTTACCCCGCAGCGGCTCTGGGCGCGCACGCGGCTCATGTCACATCATACGCGAGCTCGCCGTTTAACTCCACGCGGGACTTTCTCTTTCGCAGCCGTGGATTCGGGGAATCGTCACCGGCGGGAGGCCAGCACGCACTCTTCGGCCCCACTGCCGGCTCGCTCCATCACTCTCACACAGACAGCCAAGGCCACATTCTCTTCCCTGGCATCCACGAGCAGCATGGATCTCACGGCTCCCCAAACGTGCTCAACGGGCAGATGCGACTCGGACTACCGGGGGAGGTTTTCGGGCGATCAGACCAGTACCACCAGGTCTCCAGCCCGAGGACCGACCCTTACTCAGCCGCCCAGCTGCACAACCAATACGGCTCCATGAATATGAACATGGGGATGAATATGGCAGCGCATCACCATCACCCCGGTGCCTTCTTTCGCTACATGAGGCAGCAGTGCATTAAGCAAGAGCTCATCTGTAAGTGGATCGATCCAGAGCAGCTCAGTAATCCTAAGAAGAGTTGCAATAAAACTTTCAGCACCATGCACGAACTGGTCACCCACGTCTCGGTCGAGCACGTTGGAGGACCCGAACAGAGCAACCACGTCTGCTTTTGGGAAGAGTGTCCCCGGGAAAGCAAGCCCTTTAAAGCCAAATATAAACTGGTCAATCACATCCGCGTGCACACGGGAGAAAAACCTTTCCCCTGCCCGTTCCCTGGATGTGGCAAAGTCTTCGCAAGATCAGAAAACCTGAAGATTCACAAGAGAACACACACAG GGGAGAAACCATTTCAGTGTGAGTTTGAGGGATGTGATCGGCGCTTCGCGAACAGCAGTGACCGAAAGAAGCACATGCACGTTCACACGTCAGACAAACCGTATCTGTGCAAAATGTGCGACAAGTCCTACACTCACCCCAGTTCTCTTCGAAAGCATATGAAG gttCACGAGTCATCCCCATCTGCATCTGACTCGTCGCCAGCGGCAAGTTCTGGTTATGAGTCCTCAACACCCCCTGGTCTGGTGTCCCCCTCCACTGAGACCCAAAGCAACAACAATCTGTCGCCTTCATCAGCGGTCCACAGTTCCAACAACCACAGCAGTTTATCGTCCAATTTCAGTGAATGGTATGTTTAA
- the zic2a gene encoding zinc finger protein ZIC 2a isoform X2, which produces MKFRGFGESSPAGGQHALFGPTAGSLHHSHTDSQGHILFPGIHEQHGSHGSPNVLNGQMRLGLPGEVFGRSDQYHQVSSPRTDPYSAAQLHNQYGSMNMNMGMNMAAHHHHPGAFFRYMRQQCIKQELICKWIDPEQLSNPKKSCNKTFSTMHELVTHVSVEHVGGPEQSNHVCFWEECPRESKPFKAKYKLVNHIRVHTGEKPFPCPFPGCGKVFARSENLKIHKRTHTGEKPFQCEFEGCDRRFANSSDRKKHMHVHTSDKPYLCKMCDKSYTHPSSLRKHMKVHESSPSASDSSPAASSGYESSTPPGLVSPSTETQSNNNLSPSSAVHSSNNHSSLSSNFSEWYV; this is translated from the exons CCGTGGATTCGGGGAATCGTCACCGGCGGGAGGCCAGCACGCACTCTTCGGCCCCACTGCCGGCTCGCTCCATCACTCTCACACAGACAGCCAAGGCCACATTCTCTTCCCTGGCATCCACGAGCAGCATGGATCTCACGGCTCCCCAAACGTGCTCAACGGGCAGATGCGACTCGGACTACCGGGGGAGGTTTTCGGGCGATCAGACCAGTACCACCAGGTCTCCAGCCCGAGGACCGACCCTTACTCAGCCGCCCAGCTGCACAACCAATACGGCTCCATGAATATGAACATGGGGATGAATATGGCAGCGCATCACCATCACCCCGGTGCCTTCTTTCGCTACATGAGGCAGCAGTGCATTAAGCAAGAGCTCATCTGTAAGTGGATCGATCCAGAGCAGCTCAGTAATCCTAAGAAGAGTTGCAATAAAACTTTCAGCACCATGCACGAACTGGTCACCCACGTCTCGGTCGAGCACGTTGGAGGACCCGAACAGAGCAACCACGTCTGCTTTTGGGAAGAGTGTCCCCGGGAAAGCAAGCCCTTTAAAGCCAAATATAAACTGGTCAATCACATCCGCGTGCACACGGGAGAAAAACCTTTCCCCTGCCCGTTCCCTGGATGTGGCAAAGTCTTCGCAAGATCAGAAAACCTGAAGATTCACAAGAGAACACACACAG GGGAGAAACCATTTCAGTGTGAGTTTGAGGGATGTGATCGGCGCTTCGCGAACAGCAGTGACCGAAAGAAGCACATGCACGTTCACACGTCAGACAAACCGTATCTGTGCAAAATGTGCGACAAGTCCTACACTCACCCCAGTTCTCTTCGAAAGCATATGAAG gttCACGAGTCATCCCCATCTGCATCTGACTCGTCGCCAGCGGCAAGTTCTGGTTATGAGTCCTCAACACCCCCTGGTCTGGTGTCCCCCTCCACTGAGACCCAAAGCAACAACAATCTGTCGCCTTCATCAGCGGTCCACAGTTCCAACAACCACAGCAGTTTATCGTCCAATTTCAGTGAATGGTATGTTTAA